The following are from one region of the Populus trichocarpa isolate Nisqually-1 chromosome 8, P.trichocarpa_v4.1, whole genome shotgun sequence genome:
- the LOC18101566 gene encoding non-specific lipid transfer protein GPI-anchored 20, giving the protein MHHNFLHSSPTSIDPRYKNTHSHMERFVPFPRTVPFLAVALAVFVFPVYGQINAACTASVLATFAPCMTFLTSSTANGSSPTAGCCGSLKNLTSDGMDCLCLVVTGSVPFGVPINRTLAISLPRACNMPGVPVQCEATGAPIPAPASVVPEPTPSALPPASGTTPLLAPPSSTGDSGAPASTTGSHPILTPPSASVPSDSLSPSLLLFALGFVLFKYYY; this is encoded by the exons ATGCACCATAATTTCCTTCACTCTTCTCCAACAAGTATTGATCCTCGCTACAAGAACACCCATTCCCACATGGAGCGTTTTGTGCCTTTTCCGCGTACGGTTCCCTTTCTGGCTGTTGCTCTGGCAGTCTTTGTTTTTCCTGTTTATGGCCAGATCAATGCTGCGTGCACGGCTTCGGTGCTTGCTACCTTCGCCCCATGTATGACTTTTCTTACAAGTAGTACCGCCAATGGTTCTTCGCCAACTGCCGGCTGTTGCGGTTCACTTAAGAACCTGACAAGTGATGGGATGGACTGTTTGTGTCTTGTTGTAACTGGAAGCGTTCCCTTCGGCGTACCAATCAATAGAACGTTAGCCATCTCTCTGCCTCGTGCCTGTAACATGCCTGGCGTCCCAGTCCAATGCGAAG CCACCGGTGCACCAATTCCTGCTCCAG CTTCTGTTGTTCCTGAACCAACTCCATCCGCTCTACCACCAGCATCTGGCACGACACCTCTCCTGGCTCCACCGTCATCGACGGGAGATTCTGGGGCACCGGCATCAACTACTGGGAGTCACCCAATTCTAACTCCACCATCAGCATCAGTGCCCTCCGACAGCCTTTCACCATCTCTTCTACTATTTGCATTAGGATTTGTACTTTTCAAGTACTACTACTAG
- the LOC18101567 gene encoding non-specific lipid transfer protein GPI-anchored 25, which produces MSWWPSLPVSAPPDRVTDTATSQRCDALSKAFNSGDGNCFCYLIRQPLIFGFPLNEPRVIALPSVCSLSSPVSLDLLCSGSPALPPFTAQQLQSPDDLSLAPSLPPESVDGSPRSPVSPLAPAEKHNSNS; this is translated from the exons ATGAGTTGGTGGCCTTCTCTCCCTGTCTCGGCACCGCCAGACAGAGTCACAGACACTGCAACATCTCAGCGCTGCGATGCCTTGTCTAAGGCATTCAATTCCGGTGATGGCAACTGTTTCTGTTACCTAATCAGGCAGCCTCTAATCTTCGGATTCCCATTGAACGAACCCAGAGTGATTGCTTTACCTTCTGTTTGCTCTCTATCTAGTCCTGTATCTTTAGATTTGCTCTGCTCAG GTTCACCAGCACTGCCCCCCTTCACGGCACAACAACTCCAGA GTCCTGATGATCTTTCATTAGCACCAAGTTTGCCACCAGAATCTGTTGATGGATCACCCAGAAGCCCAGTTTCGCCTCTAGCACCAGCAGAGAAGCATAACAGCAACAGCTAG